In Helianthus annuus cultivar XRQ/B chromosome 8, HanXRQr2.0-SUNRISE, whole genome shotgun sequence, a single genomic region encodes these proteins:
- the LOC110872925 gene encoding purple acid phosphatase 8 isoform X2, whose protein sequence is MGKVGEKMDVDFILSTGDNFYDDGLIDVEDSLFDESFTQIYTATSLQKQWYSVLGNHDYRGNVLAQLSPVLSHKDSKWLCLRSFIVDSGIVELFFVDTTPFQDKYFNQTKHTYDWRGVLPREEYLSNVLKEVDTALKESSATWKVVIGHHTIFSAGHHGNTQELVDQLLPILKANDVDLYINGHDHCLQHISSKNGQLQFLTSGGGSKAWKGDVNQWDSNEMKFYYDGQGFMTLRVTVNEIGVAFYDVFGEIIHSWRTSKYTHMDS, encoded by the exons ATGGGAAAAGTAGGAGAAAAAATGGATGTCGACTTCATTTTATCAACTGGAGACAACTTTTATGATGATGGATTGATTGACGTGGAAGATTCGTTATTTGATGAGTCGTTTACTCAAATATATACGGCAACTAGCTTGCAAAAACAATGGTACTCTG TGTTGGGAAATCATGATTACAGGGGCAATGTCTTGGCACAACTGAGTCCTGTTCTTTCGCACAAAGACAGTAAATGGCTTTGTCTTAGATCATTTATTGTAGATTCAG GAATTGTGGAACTTTTCTTCGTTGATACAACACCATTTCAAGATAAATATTTCAATCAAACAAAACATACATACGATTGGAGAGGCGTGCTCCCTCGGGAAGAATATCTATCAAATGTTTTAAAG gagGTTGATACGGCACTTAAAGAATCAAGTGCCACGTGGAAAGTCGTAATTGGCCACCATACAATTTTCAGCGCCGGGCATCATGGAAACACTCAAGAACTTGTCGATCAACTTTTACCTATCCTTAAG GCAAATGATGTGGATCTTTACATAAATGGGCATGATCACTGCTTACAACACATCAGTAGTAAAAATGG TCAACTTCAATTTCTAACAAGCGGAGGCGGATCAAAGGCATGGAAAGGTGATGTCAACCAATGGGACTCTAATGAAATGAAGTTTTATTACGATGGTCAGGGTTTCATGACACTCCGAGTAACCGTAAATGAAATCGGTGTGGCTTTCTATGATGTGTTTGGTGAAATCATCCATAGCTGGAGGACCTCCAAGTACACACACATGGACTCATAA